In one Paramisgurnus dabryanus chromosome 21, PD_genome_1.1, whole genome shotgun sequence genomic region, the following are encoded:
- the dnajc11a gene encoding dnaJ homolog subfamily C member 11a: protein MAAALDEDEIDNDDYYSLLNVRREATQEELKASYRRLCMLYHPDKHRDPELKRQAEQLFNLVHQAYEVLRDPQSRAIYDIYGKRGLDVEGWEVVERKRTPAEIREEYERLQREREERRLQQRTNPKGTISVGVDATDLFDRYDEDYEEISGGGGGGGLPHIEINRMHISQSIEAPLTTTDTAILSGSLSTHNGNGGGNINLALRRVTSAKGWGEVEFGAGDTHGPLFGLKIFRNLTQRCFATAHCGMQFSSRGVRPALTTMVARHLDKNTMGYLQWRWGAQSSMNTSIVRDTKSSHFTFAVQLGIPHTFIMMSYQYKFQNEDQTKIKGSVKSGFFGTVVEYGAETKISRHSILGATVSVGVPQGVSLKIKLNRASQTYFFPFHLTDQLLPSAVFYATIGPLVFYLAFQRLVIRPYVRAQQEQELEKQRESSASDIAKKKQEAEAAVLLMQESVRRIIEAEESRMGLIILNSWYGKFVTDNSRKHERARVIDVTVPLQCLVKDSKLILTEASKAGLPGFYDPCVGEEKSLKVLYQFRGVMHQVLCGDTEALRIPKQSHRIDNDN, encoded by the exons ATGGCGGCGGCCTTGGACGAAGATGAAATCGACAATGATGATTATTATTCTCTCTTAAATGTCCGTAGAGAG GCTACACAAGAAGAGCTCAAGGCATCATATCGTCGTCTTTGCATGCTCTACCACCCAGACAAGCACAGAGATCCAGAGCTAAAGAGGCAGGCAGAACAACTTTTTAACTTGGTGCACCAAGCATATGAAG TGCTAAGGGACCCACAATCCAGAGCAATATATGACATATACGGAAAGAGAGGACTGGATGTTGAAGGATGGGAG GTGGTGGAGAGGAAAAGAACTCCAGCGGAGATTCGTGAGGAGTATGAGCGACTTCAAAGAGAACGAGAGGAGAGGAGACTACAGCAAAGGACCAACCCTAAg GGGACAATAAGTGTTGGTGTTGATGCAACTGACCTCTTCGATCGGTACGATGAGGATTATGAAGAGATCTCTGGAGGTGGTGGTGGCGGCGGATTACCGCACATTGAGATCAATAGGATGCACATATCCCAATCCATAGAG GCTCCTCTGACAACCACAGATACAGCCATTCTCTCTGGCTCGCTTTCCACGCACAATGGCAATGGAGGCGGAAACATAAACCTGGCCCTGCGACGGGTCACCTCTGCTAAAGGCTGGGGAGAG GTTGAGTTTGGGGCGGGAGACACACATGGGCCTCTTTTCGGCCTCAAGATATTCCGTAATTTAACTCAACGGTG CTTTGCGACGGCTCATTGTGGCATGCAGTTTTCATCGCGCGGCGTACGGCCAGCTCTCACTACTATGGTTGCACGCCACCTGGACAAAAACACTATGGGTTACTTACAGTGGCGCTGGGGAGCTCAGTCTTCCATGAACACCAGCATAGTCAGGGACACCAAAAGCAGTCATTTTACCTTTGCTGTGCAG TTGGGAATTCCACATACGTTCATCATGATGAGCTACCAGTACAAATTCCAGAATGAAGATCAGACCAAGATCAAGGGCTCAGTCAA GTCAGGGTTCTTCGGTACTGTGGTGGAATATGGCGCTGAGACCAAGATTAGTCGTCACAGCATCCTTGGTGCTACCGTCAGTGTTGGAGTACCTCAGGGAGTGTCCCTCAAGATCAA GTTGAATAGAGCCAGCCAGACGTACTTCTTTCCTTTTCACTTAACGGACCAGCTTTTACCCAGCGCTGTGTTTTATGCCACGATCGGACCTCTTGTATTCTACTTGGCCTTCCAGCGACTGGTCATAAGGCCTTACGTTCGTGCTCAGCAGGAGCA ggAGCTTGAGAAACAGAGGGAAAGCTCTGCCTCTGACATCGCCAAGAAGAAGCAAGAGGCAGAGGCTGCT GTTCTGCTGATGCAAGAGTCTGTGCGCAGAATTATCGAAGCGGAGGAGTCCAGAATGG GTCTAATCATCCTCAACTCCTGGTATGGCAAGTTTGTAACAGACAACAGTCGTAAACATGAAAGGGCGAGGGTCATTGATGTAACAGTGCCTCTTCAGTGCCTGGTGAAGGACTCCAAGCTCATTCTCACAGAAGCATCTAAG GCTGGTTTACCGGGCTTTTACGACCCCTGTGTAGGCGAGGAGAAGAGCCTGAAGGTGCTGTATCAGTTCAGAGGTGTGATGCATCAAGTTCTATGCGGTGACACAGAAGCACTCAGGATACCAAAACAAT CCCACAGGATTGATAATGACAATTAG